The window CAGCCAGCTATCGGACATTGGAACCTTAATGTTTGGCTACCGCACTTTATGCGCTTAACCCAAGCTGGGGTTACTCGTGATAGTTTGGCCGAGTGCCTAGCCCCTTATGAGCCCACCTTTATGCAGCATTATCAGCAAGGACTGTGCCGCAAGCTTGGGCTACCGCATCAGCCTGAAAGTTTAAAGTTAGCTTTTGAATGGTTAACTTTATTAGAAGATAACTTGCTCGACTATACCAACAGCTTTCGGGCGTTACTGGGGTTAATCGCCCCCAATGACCATCCTTATGAGCAGCAGCTACTGGCAACGATGATTGCTGAGCTTGACGGTGAGCCGCTACAAGTATGGCAAGATTGGAGTGCGCGTTATCTTGCGCAGATTGAGAATTTATCAAACGACCAAGTCATTAATGAGCTACAGACAAATAATCCGGTTTATATCTTGCGGAATAGTATGGCTCAGCACGCTATAGACGCGGCAGAACAAGGACAATTTGAGGAAGTGGACCGTTTATATACCTTGCTCGCCAGCCCTTACAGCGTACAAGATATTGCCACCGAACTTGACAGCAGACCGCCTGCTCCTAATGCGCCGCAAATGCCAATCAGCTGTTCATCATAACGTCGATGGCAGCTGTTCCTCATACATCGATAATAATTATTTGACTTAGCTTATTGATGACGACTTAGAAACACATTTTTTAGCATTATCAACTGGCTAAATAATGAATATCAATTTATTATATAACTTGCATCTTTAATCTTGCTTGACTAGCCAGTGAATTGTTAAAAGTGCTAGAATAACTATTTTGCAAGATTGCTTTTTTTACGCTGATGTCTATTGACTGAGCGGCACACTGCACTACCTTCTTAACTTAACGATACCCTTTAAATAGAAGCCCTCTAATCATCATATTCAACAATTATTTTGAGGCCTAAATGTTTTTGAGATAGGGACATTTTTGAAGCATAAACGTTAGTTTTTTTACCACCATTTGCTTTATTCCAATTTATTCCAACCATGGCAATTACTATGAATGACGATACCAATTTGAATACGGATAACCCTAATACCGAAAAAGAGCAGTTTGAACAAGCGGCTCTGCATTATCATTCACACCCACGACCGGGTAAAATCTCAGTCACGCCTATCAAGCAGCTGGCCAACCAACGCGACCTAGCACTGGCCTATTCGCCAGGCGTTGCCGTACCTTGTCTTGAGATTCAAAGAGACCCCACTTTAGCGGCTAAATATACGGTACGTAGCAATCTGGTTGGCGTTATCACTAATGGTACTGCGGTATTGGGTTTGGGTAATATCGGTCCCTTGGCATCAAAGCCGGTGATGGAAGGTAAAGGGATTTTATTCAAAAAATTCGCTGGTATTGATGTTTTTGATATTGAAATTGCCCAAAATGATCCAGACAAATTCATCGAAGCCGTTGCTGCTCTTGAGCCCACGTTTGGTGGTATTAACCTAGAAGATATTAAAGCCCCAGAATGTTTCAAAATCGAGCGCGAATTGCGCAAACGCATGAACATTCCTGTTTTTCATGATGACCAACACGGCACCTCTATCATTGTTGCTGCCGCGATGCTCAATGCTTTATTGCTTACTGGCAAAAAAATTGAAGATCTAAAAGTCATTTGTTCAGGTGCCGGCGCAGCGGCTATTTCATGCCTAAATATTATTTGCGCGCTGGGAGTTCAAAAAGACAATATTTTCGTTTCGGATTCACGCGGTGTTATTACCACCAGCCGTGAAAACCTTGATGAATCAAAGCAGCTCTATGCCCGTGATACTGAGGCCAGTACCATTGATGAGCTCATAGATGACGTGGATATGTTCCTAGGGTTATCTATGCCCGGAACCTTGACCGCGGATATGGTTCGCCGTATGGCCAAAGACCCTATCATCTTTGCATTGGCCAACCCGACGCCCGAAATTATGCCTGAAGTGGCGCACTCTGTACGTTCAGATGTCATTATGGCAACCGGTCGTTCAGACTATCCCAATCAAGTGAATAACGCTTTATGCTTCCCTTATATCTTCCGCGGTGCGTTAGATGTCGGTGCCACAACCGTTAACGAAGAGATGAAAATTGCCTGTGTCCGTGCGATTGCTGCTATGGCGCATGTTGAGGCGACTCCCACTAAAAACGTCAAAGACATTGAAAGCATGCAAAGCTTTGGCCGAGAGTACCTAATCCCAGGTCCACTTGAGCCAAACCTTATCATTGAAATCGCTCCTGCCGTCGCTAAAGCCGCTATGGATTCAGGTGTTGCAACGTTACCAATCGAAGATCTTGATGCCTATCGTCAACGTCTGTCTGAGTTCGTCTATAACTCAGCCTTTGTGATGAAGCCTATCTTTGCCCGCGCCAAATCAGATCCAAAACGTATCGTTTATTGCGAAGGTGAAGACAGTAATGTATTGCTAGCCGTACAAGTAGTCGTCGATGAACAGCTGGCCCAACCAATCTTGGTAGGCCGTCCTTCCGTCATCGAAAACAACATCGAAAAGCTAGGGTTACGTCTAAAAGATGGCGTAAATATCACTATTGTTAACATTGATGATGATCCACGCTACAAAGACTACTGGCAGGGCTATTACAATAAAAACAAACGTAATGGGGTCAGTGTCGAGCTTGCCCGTCGTGATGTACGACGCAAAACCTCTTTGATTGGCTCACTACTGGTCGAAAATGGCCATGCTGATGGTATGATTTGTGGTACGTTTGGTCACTATCAACTTCATTTAAAATACGTTCAAAACGTTATTGGTAAAAAAGAAGGTGTTAGCAATTTTTACGCAATGAATGCCGTCTTAATGCAAGACCGCAATATCTTTATTGCCGATACTTATATTCATGAAGACCCTACTGCCGAACAATTGGCTGAAATGACGGTATTAGCCGCTGATCAATTACGCCGCTTTAGCATTACCCCACGGGTTGCTTTAGTCTCACATTCAAACTTCGGTACTTCTGATCGTGCCAGCGCTGTCAAAATGCGCAAAGTGTATCAGCTACTGACCGATATGAATGTCGATTTTGATTTTGACGGTGAGATGCAAGGCGATGCGGCTCTTGACGAACGTATTCGTATAGAAGACTTGCCATCAAGTCAATTTAAAGGGGCTGCGAACCTACTCATCTTGCCAACGCTTGATGCGGCGAACATTGCCTTTAACCTGCTCAAAACAGCAACGGGCAGCGCGTCTATTGGTCCTATCTTGTTAGGCGCCAACAAACCTGTGCATATCTTAACGCCGTCAGCGACAGCGCGTCGTGTGGTCAATATGACCGCTCTTGCCGTGACTGAAGCACAGGATTTAGAAAGCGAAGCCGTCGCTGCTAACGTATAATTTAGAAATATAAGCAATATACCGATCTGCTACTATTATTAATTAATGGTAGCAGTCTGTTATACTAAAACCAGTCAATGCCATTGTAATAAGGGCGCTGACTGGTTTTTTTGGTCCAAAATTTAGCACAGTAAAAATTTAGCATATTAAAATTTTATAACCCTAATTCATAACAGTAAATAAAAGAGGTTACGATGCAAGTCTATCTGGTTGGTGGTGCAGTGCGTGATCAGCTGTTAGGACGTCCTATCAAGGATAAAGACTTTGTAGTAGTTGGTACGACCGTTACCGAGATGCTAGCAGCAGGCTTTCATCAAGTAGGCGCAGACTTCCCAGTGTTTTTGCATCCTACTAGTAAGGAAGAATATGCACTGGCGCGTACTGAGCGTAAACTTGGCCATGGTTATCAGGGCTTTAGTGTCCATGCCAGCCCAGAAGTCAGTTTAGCGGATGACTTGCAACGCCGTGATTTAACCGTCAATGCGATGGCCATTGAAGTGATTAGCCTCACGGATGATACGCCTATTAACGGTGAAGTAATTGATTATTATGATGGACTAGAAGACATTAGTAGCAGAACATTGCGCCATATATCAAGTGCCTTTAGCGAAGACCCACTACGGGTTCTTAGAACGGCGCGCTTTTATGGACGCTATTACGACTTAGGGTTTACCATCGCTGATGAGACCTTAACTTTAATGCGGCAATTGGTAAGCTCTGGTGAGCTTGCGCATTTGAGTGCTGAGCGTATTTGGCAAGAGTCAAGCCGCGCCATGATGCAGACCTCCCTCATGTCTATTGGCAGCAACTGTTTGAGAGCGGCGTATTAACCGTTTGTTTTGCCCCTCTACATCAGGCTTGGGGCAATGGACAAGTACGAGAGACGGTTCAAACCGCGCTCTATTTCGCCGGTCAGATGCGCTTAAATTTATCACAGCGTTGGGCATTATTGATGGCGAGTCTTGATCAGACGTTATTTAATGTTGATGACACTGATAGCACTGAGGCAACAAATACTGCCGTCAAAAATATTTCTAGTATAGGCAACACCGCTAAGGTACCTAAAGCGCAAACCCAGTTTGCTACCCTATTCGTTCAGCAAGCCGCAAAACTAAGCGCAATAAATGGTCTGACAGTGGCGCAAAAAGTTGATCTTATTCAAGCCTGTAGCGCCCATAAGGAGCCGGATAGACTCTCGCAGCTATTAGTGACTAGCCATGTATTACAACTGTCACAGCAACACCGTCAGATGATGTTAGCACTCAATAGCTTTCATGCCATTAGTATGGGCGACATTGCGCCCAATCTTGAAGGACCAGCTATTGGAGCGGCTCTACGTCAAGCGCGAATTGAGCATTTACAAGCACAGAGCATACCCAAAAACAAACCATAGAAAATAACTCATAAATAAGATTGTATAAAATAAGATTGAATTGAATAAAGTAATCTTGAATAACTTGAATAACTTGAATAACTTGAATAACTTGAATAAGTAGTATCGTTATGAATCAGCTATCCAACCATTCCGAATCAATCAACACGCTAGCGCCGGTCATGCTGGTCACCGGTAGCGCCAAGCGTATTGGTGCGGCTATCATT of the Psychrobacter sp. LV10R520-6 genome contains:
- a CDS encoding NADP-dependent malic enzyme, whose product is MNDDTNLNTDNPNTEKEQFEQAALHYHSHPRPGKISVTPIKQLANQRDLALAYSPGVAVPCLEIQRDPTLAAKYTVRSNLVGVITNGTAVLGLGNIGPLASKPVMEGKGILFKKFAGIDVFDIEIAQNDPDKFIEAVAALEPTFGGINLEDIKAPECFKIERELRKRMNIPVFHDDQHGTSIIVAAAMLNALLLTGKKIEDLKVICSGAGAAAISCLNIICALGVQKDNIFVSDSRGVITTSRENLDESKQLYARDTEASTIDELIDDVDMFLGLSMPGTLTADMVRRMAKDPIIFALANPTPEIMPEVAHSVRSDVIMATGRSDYPNQVNNALCFPYIFRGALDVGATTVNEEMKIACVRAIAAMAHVEATPTKNVKDIESMQSFGREYLIPGPLEPNLIIEIAPAVAKAAMDSGVATLPIEDLDAYRQRLSEFVYNSAFVMKPIFARAKSDPKRIVYCEGEDSNVLLAVQVVVDEQLAQPILVGRPSVIENNIEKLGLRLKDGVNITIVNIDDDPRYKDYWQGYYNKNKRNGVSVELARRDVRRKTSLIGSLLVENGHADGMICGTFGHYQLHLKYVQNVIGKKEGVSNFYAMNAVLMQDRNIFIADTYIHEDPTAEQLAEMTVLAADQLRRFSITPRVALVSHSNFGTSDRASAVKMRKVYQLLTDMNVDFDFDGEMQGDAALDERIRIEDLPSSQFKGAANLLILPTLDAANIAFNLLKTATGSASIGPILLGANKPVHILTPSATARRVVNMTALAVTEAQDLESEAVAANV